The window GAGGTTCTGCAATTCCTAGAACAGGCAACACATGCCCTCGCCTTCGTGCCTTCACACGTGCTTCTCCTTTCATGTGAAGCATCACTGTGTGATCCATATTCCTCCTCCCGTCTCGTCTGTTTAACTCCTCCTCATCTTTCACAACTCAGCTGAGCCACAGCCTCCCCTGGGAATCCTCCTCTTCCCAGTAACCTGGCCTGGTTCTCTATTTAGCACATATGGTGTTTAAATTCTTcctatctttcttttcctttgattatAAAGACCTTAAGAGGACAGAGTGTGCCTTCTCAGAGCTTAGGGAAGTGCCTATGTACTAGGTTCTTAGTAGGTATATGAGGGAGGAATGAATATTGGAATTTTAAAGTTAACAGTACTTGTAGCCTGGAGGCTAACACTGATTATGAGGCATAAAGAGACACAtgggggcccctggtggctccgTCGGTGAAGCATCCAAATCGAGATCtgggctcagttcatgatctcagggttgtgcaatCGAGCCCTGGGTGGGGTTCAGGGTCTGGGGTtcagggctcagcacagagtctgcttctgtcttcctCTTCGTCTGCCCTGACTCAActcatgctctaaataaataaataaataaataaataaataaataaataaaatcctccccAAACCGAGGAGACACACATGAACTACTAAAATctcagaaggaaaggaagcaatGTCCTTCATCGCAGTACGTACGTCTTCAGACACTTGCAAGTGAAACTCTTGCAGAGCTCGCTTGACAGCTGCCTTGTCCAAAAGTCCAGTTCCTTCCTTGTCCAATTGTTTAAGGTATTTTCCCAATCCGGTCAAAATACGAACACCCCTTTTGAGTAGCTGTTCCTTTAGCACATCTGTTTAGGAAGAAGAGAGAGCGAGAAACCAATTATTCCCATACACAAGGTaccacttgtctttttttttttttttccacttttttttttccacttgtctCTTGTAGGAAAATTAAAGCTGTTGTGAGTGGTGTAAGGGACGTGAATATGCACCCAGGGGGCATATAGGACTGGCAAGACTCCCCGAGCCTGGAAGCTTTCAGAAGTGTTCAGCGTAAATACACTAGAACTATAGCACCACTGTGTGGTCAAAGTGTTATATGGAAAAGTAAGGGATCACTTCCTCAGCATGAAAATAATTTACgtgtcccaaataaaatcttagtttTTACTTTCCAGGCTTCCTCTTCATCTAATGACCTCACACCTCGTTCCTCTTTGCCATAATTACAAAATTGATGCCAGGCAAGTCACTCAGAAATAACAAGCTCAAAGTCTCTAAAATAGTTTGGAATCTTCACATCGTAACCTCCATATGAACGACATCAAGGCTCTGGAGTGCTTTCTTCTACTTGCACACTTAAAGTAACgctttcttctaggaatttttagTTATATTCTCAAGCTTTTAACATTCTCTTTGCAGGCCAGTGATCACATTTAATACAGTTTGTGCCATCTTTACTTAAGAAAACATAGTTCACTTTACAAAGCAGTTATTAAATTCATAAAGAACAGATGTCACGGATTCAAGTGACAAATCCTGTGCTGCCCAGgacagaacaaagaaaatggtTTCCTGACAATGACATCAGGAATCTCGGGGGAGTTCCATCACCAACCCCAAACAACTTTTAAATCTGTTTCTAGCCTTCTTACTACTCTTGTATCATTTTTAAGTGACAAATAGGATTTATCGAACTTCATAAATTATAGGTTGATTTCTGTGATTACTTGTCTAATGTCTTCTCCTTGACCATGAGAATCACCAAAGAAGCTATCTGAGCCTAGTATACTCCAGCGGTTACAAGACTGGACCCTACAAACAAAATCTGTAACGTCTTTTCATGTCCGAAGCCTGCACATATCTCATTTATTACTACAACTCTGGAAAGTTAATAAAACtggttatccccattttagagatgaagaaaaaattgTAAGAGGTTTACACAATATAATATGTCTACCAAATGGCAGAGTCCAAACACCAACCTGGCTCCCAGtctagcatttttcttttatgagagGCTGCCATAAATCTCTTTAGTATATCATCTCATGCATAAAACAAGTATTATATTACAAAAATCActtacatttattcatttcatggaGAAAACCCATACTATCTAGTGCTTTCTAATACTCTTAAATTCATAATTCATACAATACTAGTTATTCAGTTAAACAAgatcattaaaatggaaaaaatcctaaaaatgttttttcaaatctatcaactttataaaaatatttttaaatatataaattcctaaaaagataagcaaataagaaatataaacaaagtgCCTTTgttataaaactaaaaagaaatctggaaaacaCTGCTTTACTCTGCTTTACTGCTTGCAAAGAATATCATTGCAATTAGAACTACTTGAGACTATAGTCATGATCCATACCTTGAACGGCCTCTAGGACAAGCCTATCATTGGCTTCTTGACTGGTTATATCATCTTCATGTTCCACAGAATCAGTTCTGCAATTGATATGTTCACAGCAGATAAAAATCTATTGTTTTGTGATCTTCAGTACAAAAACGTTACTAAGCTCTTCTCTGTTCTAGATTCAAAGAAACTCTCCAAATTGGAAGAGCGCTTAGAGATTTCTCAAGTCCCAGCTGGCTTGCTGCCGTAATCCCCAGAAAGATTAAATATGCTAAATCGAGCTAAAATCCTTAAGCCTTCCTAGAAGTACCTTTAAACATTATATTCATTTGGTAGCTATATcgatgttcttttaaaataattaaaacgataaaatttaaaagcatttctaaCTTTCAAAGTACAAAATgtaaacacattattttaaaaagccaaaaaattgggacgcctgggtggctcagtggttgagcgtttgcctttggctcagggtgtgatcccagggtcccgggatcgagtcctgcgtcaggtttcctgtgtggagcctgcttctgcctgtgtctctgcttctctctctcactctccccctgtctctcatgaataaataaaatctttaaaaatatatatataagtaagtaagtaaataaataaatagcaaaaaaaaacctgtattcaTTTGAACAATACAGTAAATGACAAAGAAACAGATGTCCTTTAGCTAATTCAGGGGATGTGGCTTCTAATGCACATACAGTATGCCAATTATTGTCATTTTGAAATGGATTCAGCACCAAGAAATGCTTGAAAGAGTAggataaatacatgtatattttgttatttaaaaatatgtattttaatatatattctatgatcatatatattttatattttacttatgtaacttatacacaaatatgtatataaaatgtatattgtttatatataatgCCATGAATGATATGAAtcaaaactgtttttaaatgaatttggatttttttaaatcacagaatatatatattatatatacaaataatatagaTTGTAACTGACATGTTCATACATATATGTGATaacatataatgttttatataatatgtattctgtgattaaaaaactcaaattcatttaaaagcaCTTTTGATTCACagtattatttcttcattatgcATATCATTAATCATATGAAACTCAAGACATTCTTTAAGTGCTAAAAAAAAGCATTACACTAAAAATGTGGGAAATGTTATAATACTGTACTGTAGCctaccttttgtcttttttatttttttatttttaaagattttatttatttgttcatgagagacaaagagaggcagagacacatgcagagggagaagcaggctcctgctgggaacctgatgcaggactcgatcccaggaccctggggtcatgccctgagccgaaggcagatgctcaaccattgagcccccaggcacccctacctttTAAAATTGACTGCTTGGTGGTATTTGGTAAAATACCAAATTATCTGCTATAACACAGACCAATTAATAAAGTATCTTTAACATAAAATGGGACACTTTTGATCTTTATATAACTATTCCCACACATAATGTATATTTGAGTACAATACAGCACATAAAGTAGACACATATAgttatgctttgtttttaaaaaatataaactctaAAGTCAAAatgctttaggatggaatatcatcttaagataataaaaaatggTGTTTTCACTTACTTTCAAAATGATACATGTATTTGACTTACTTGAGAGAATACAGAGCTATCTGATCAATATTAGTGATTCGAAGTATAagtaatttgttttcctttatgctttctgGAAGTCTGGGATGATCAGAACTCAAAAATGTCAAGTTTCCACCCTAAAGAAATTAACAGATAAATTCCTTAAAGCTAGAAAGCATATAAGAAGTAAAATACAACtaatactaattttaaataatcaagTCTGATTATATGTGACATGGTCTACTTTTATACTGatcttttaaaagtgtatttagaGAATATTTAGAAACCACACAGGCTTCAGCtaataatattagaaaataaaggaaataatttcccAATCTctccaaccactgagtcacccggctGTCCAGAACTATCTTAGATTTAACAATTGATATCAAGAAATAGGAACTCCAACTGTTTATAAGAGccaaaggaagaaaggacaaGTTATTTTAACTGAAATTATGACCTCCCTAAGCTCAGAAATAGAACTATTGATTCACAGAAAGATGTAGTGCACACTGCTGAGCTCTGATGGGTTCCTCATCCTCTCACCTGGTCTTTTGCCAACAAACATCATCGAAATGTGAAACTAACTATAACCTAACTGGAGCAGCAAGGCTTTGAAAAGATTCCTATCAAAAATCCCTAATCCAAACTTagaaaattgttattattttaattcctgaGTTGCTCAAATAAATATGGTCCAATATGGACAAACACAAATTTAAACTAGGGGCTTAATTTTCTCTCTTGAAAACAAGGGGATagatctctttcctctcctttttcctgaagcatttactttaaaaaaaaaaaaaaaaaaaaaaaaacttgtaactACAGGACTTTCTCCGttctttaaaatgtgtatcaGTTCTTTTGAAATGATGGCAGGACTCGATGAGAGCCTGGGCAAAGGGGGAGCCGGGCCTGCCCGGCTCGTGCGCATCCACAGCAAGATGCTAGGAGGGAGGGACGGAGCCTGCAGGTGCGCCTCTCGGCCGCGTCTGTCGCGCAGGCACCTGTTTCTGGTGTCACCTCAGCAGCCTGCACTGAGGTTTCTTTCTGGGCATGTCGGGGAAACgtcctcggggggggggggtgggcacaCCAAAGTAAAAGGTGAGTTCCAGAGTGACCCCTGGAAGGCAGACGAGACCTGCCCCCACTTCCacgaagaaaggaaaataagccaAATATTTCTgcataaagaaactgaagattgTGGCAAGAGCAAGAGATGGAGGACGTCAGAAGGTGGAGGGGAGGACCTAGACTGCGGGAATGTCTAAGggacatatttttaagaataagaatGTCTAATGACAAAGTAGAAGTCGCTCCCCCTGCTGCAATGTACACTTCTGTCCACACTCCCTTCACAGGTGTGCTGCTCAAAGCTCCCACGTGTGGTCTGCGTGGTTCCCCCTCTGTCCTTCGACCTTTCTCCCTTCATCCCTCCATTCCGCTCCCtccactcttccttcctttctctttctcctgtctccCCTCCACCCTTTTCTCTCTGGGAAATCCCAAAAGGGAGCCGAGTTCGCATCGGGCTCAAGCAAAACAGGAGAGGGATGCGAAGAAGGAACCATCAACTGCAGTAGATTCTGGAGCAGAAGTTGAGAGCCGACCCTGACCCTCCTGCTGCAGGCTGTCAATGGGATCTGGggctgaccccaggaccccgaggggCAGCCAGGCGGCCCGGGCACTTAACCCAGTTGAAGGCGCGAGGGTCTTCCTCACCCAGCTCCCCCCGCGGCAGTCACACCTCCTACTGCCTCTGCCTCCTGGAGACTTGAAAAGTCGTTTCTAGTTAGCTTCGTAGCCCcggccacccagccacccagccacccggcCACCCGGCCACCCGGCCACCCGCGAGTCAAGGCTGCTCTAACCTCCTTCCCGCTTAACAGAATTAAGTCCAATCTGGTTCCTTCCTCTAGCCGTCAAGGCCTCCCCGTACTGTAACCAGAAAGATCTTCCTTCTAAATCCCAAACCCGATGTCAGCTCCCCTCAGTCCACCCACCTCTCATCTCTCAGTGACTCCCCAATacattttagagaattttttgaCATAACGCTCCTCTAAATAAGCTCCGACTCGTCTCTTGCCAACTCCTACCTTCAGCTAAACCAAGCGCCTCCCAGGTCTCCACATAAGCCACGCTCTTTCACGTCCTTGCTCCTTGCACCAGCTGTCTCCGCCTCTGGAAGCCCGTCCTACCTTCTCCTGTCCACCTATCCCACCCCAGCTAACCCCCTTTCTAGATCAGTATGGACGGCACTCTCCCCAGGAAGTCTTCTCCGACCCAACAAGACTGACTCGTTGCCCCTCCTATCCGGCTGTATTGCCCATAGGCTGTAAGCTCCACAAAAGTAGGGAACTGACTTGACCTACTGCCTGTTCTGTCTCCAGCACTTGGCCTGAGTCTGTATGTTCATTATGTGGGCGGTCACCGCGGACACTGCTAAGGTTTACTCTTGAGATAATGTGGACATAATTCAAAATTGACGAGCGCAATACAAACTGTAATATTACCTATGACCGACCCATTCTAGGGAACCTCCGTCACACACCGTAAGGTAAGGTCATGTGAGGTAGGGAACCGCAGGTGGAGAAGCCGACTACCAGGCCTGACAGCTGCAGAGGCCCCGCATCCCTCCGTGCAGAGAACAGGCACCTTCAGGAGGCGAGCCTGCATCACAGGACCTTTACCCCTGGGGCCACTGACGTAGCCCCTTAACACTGGCACAGCCTTGTAGGGCCTTTGAGAGTACCAAGGGACACGCTCTCCCAAGCTTATACCATAGCTTCTTGAGGGAAGCTCACTCGCACCTGCACCCGAGAGGAGGGACCTCCTGGGGAAAGATCAGTCACCGGCCCCTGCTCTACAAGGAGGGAGAATAAATTGAAAACTCGGAAACCCTGGTCCTGCTCCCCAGCAGGATCCTACCCAATTCAGCCACTGGCATTAACacatctgcacacacacaccccacttaCGACATAAAAATCACCGAGTTGGTACTGCTTCCCTTTTCTTCGTCCACACTGATGACTATAAATGTTTTTTTGAATAAAAGGAAGCACGTTTGTCCTAGAAggtaaatgataaaaatgtgaaGTCATTCAGCTTCCCGCAGAAGTGATCATCTTGCCAACTGCAACAATGCTTTACCACATACCTGTTTTTCCCAAATTGCCGATACTCATAAATTGTTAGGGACTggtcatgaatgaaaaagaatccaatcaGCTCTCTGCAAGCATCACGTCCATTTCTAGAAAGGTAGAATGATGTTAAAGATtctcacacagaaaaaaaaaaaaaaaagattctcacacaggataattttcaaattaaataataagCCAGAATTGTGTTATGTCAAAAAGTGGGCCTAAGTGTCTTGAATGTGCGGCAGCGAGCGAGGCCTATGGGAAGTTACAGGAAACGTGGCACGGCTTGCTGAAGTGTCAGTTTAAGGAAGATTTGGGTGGAGAAAAAGGCTTTATCTTATGCTGATATGATATAGATATATTATAACGTAAATTACTGTTATGACAGAGTTTTAAGATAAAACGgaagatctttaaaaatgctgACCTTGCAAGAAGTCACTCAAGGATAGACACTTACCAACTTTGCTACAGAAAGTTTAAAATCGCTGAAGAGACTTGATAATTTTTACAAACACACTTCACCTCTAATATACACAAAGAACATCAGCATTGTGTATGATCAGAAGTTTGTAAGAGATAGCTTCCCACTGACCAACATCTATCAATAATCTACTATTAATTTAAGCCATTGCAAGAAAATCAAAGATAGTCGTTTACATAAAGGTTAATTTTAAGTGCTTTACCATCTTTTAGTAGtagtatatatctttaaaaaattcacttctaaaaaataaataaataaataaaataaaaaataaaaaaataaaaaattcacttcTAAGTTTCTTTTGAAAgccattttaaaatgactttttaaaataacttctaattaaaatgtcttattgaaaaaaataaaataaaatgtcttattgATAGGCTTATAGTCTCCATAATTTTTGTAACGTATTAATATATACTACCTTAAAATGTTCATTCTAAATTCACCACTTTGCACTTATATGGGACAAACTTAAATAATCTCATTATTGTTATCTCTATTTGAagagattatttgttttatgaccATAGgattaaaagtttaataaaatcacaattacCTTGATATGATCCTACCATCAAACTGTACTTTATGAGAAAGCATATTTTCAGTTAATGTGGAATGGGTTCTTATCCTGTTAAGAAATACATTtgtcagtaattattttaaagtctccAATACTTGATGTAAATGATAAAGTACAAAAAAAGTTATGTTGATATTTCGAAATGCACAGAACGAAGATGTCATAGACCTCTCTTGTTTTttacttgaggggatgagcactgggtgttattctgtatgttggcaaattgaacaccaataaaaaataaatttattattaaaaaaaaaaaagaaagtgctaaCTGAAGCGGACTCAGAGAAAATAGCCCTGAGATATAGTGCATAATACACGCATGACTTCTGTGTTAGGACGTACGTACCAAAGTGCTATATTCTAACTGGTCCTGCTACAGGGCTCGCTGGCTGCCATTTCTAACCCTGTTCTGCTTCGCCTTTCTCCAACCATCTAATTTGCTTTTCTAGCAGTAGAGGTGATGAAGGGACAAAGTTCTGTCAATGGTCTTCCAGGAAAGACTTTCTTTCGTCCTAATAAGAGATGGGCACGGGAACAGTTCCTGCCTGTGGACGTGACAGGAATATGATGCTAGGAGCCCCTGTCGCCATCAGGCAACCAAGTCAGAAAGGCCAGTAAGATCTTGAGGAAGCCAGCCCAGAGCTGTGTTGTCACTGAGCCACTGAACTAAAACCAACTGTCGCTTCCAGGCAGCTGGTTTTATAGGAAAATGAATCATGACTTGTTTAAGTCACTATCAGTCAGGTTTTTCTTACCAAAATAACAGAATAGTGGAAGACGTGCTAGATGGAGCTCCAGCCTTGGAATAGGTCTAGTGGTAGGACCTCAGATCTGCTGTTTGATGTTTATGGCCTTCAGATGGCACTAAATGATTTCACAAAGATTGACGGTCCTGAAATTCTGTTTAATAGTATGAAGCAAAACTCAAGTGTCCACACATTAGCACCCTACTACTAGTAGTCTCCTTTATAATAAGAAATCTGAAGATTTGGTAATGTATCTTTACGCTCCTTCCTAAATAACTACATGGCACTCCAATAAAACTAACTACAGGTCTAATGAAACTGCAATAATGTAAATAGTAAGTAAGTGTATGGGTCACTGGGATCCTGAAAAGTAAAACCTCTATAAAGTCTAGGTCTCTGAAAAATAAGCAGCATGTAGACAGGAAGAGTCTGTGGTCCAAAGGAGCTGGTGAACACAGGATAGAGTCCTGAAAGACTGGTCTTCTCACTTCAGTTGAATCCATTAATATCAATGTGTCTATTGAATGCTCACTACCTGCCTGAGAAAATTCTAAATGCCAAgaaaataacagcaataataacAGCTACTATTTATTAAGAACTCCCTGGACACCAGTCgttattaaaataacttaaatgcACACTGGTTCATTCAATGCTTGCAATAACTCCACGAAGTAAGTACTATTATTTCttcttacaaataaattttcattatgtAATTAGTGCATGACAGCCCAACCTTGCTTATCATAACCGCTAGGTTATATTGCTTCTCAAAGGTGAATAGAATTCAATTTAACAGCGATAGGCTGAAGTCTAAAGTCTACAGTCTCcttgaaaagataaaagacataaataggacatttatattataaatggaaAGTTCTGTGTTAAGGTGTTAGGTATCCAGTAAGTAGTAACAACCACTTCTCTCCATCCAAGGTCTTAACCAACATGGGAATAAGAATCAGGCAGATGAGaccaaaatatgaattttattagTGACAAAGCTGTTGGAAGCCATGGCTTAGGAATGAAGTGACCCTAGGATTACACAGACTAACCCACTCATTCCCATTGGATAGGGACTCTGTGAAACCGTGCATGCAGCAGCTTCTGCAGCCAGCAGGCTCccaaggaaagaggagaggagggctgCGGTGTTCCTGCTTCCGACTCTGTGAAGCAAAATCGTCTTCTACCTCTCCAGGAGAATGAATAAGGGGGGTAAAATCCATAAGTTCAATAAATCTAATTAATACCCCCTTAGGGTTTTTCATTAAACTAGGGTAGctaaatctaaaatttatattgaagaGGAAACAGCATGGTATATCAAGATAATATTGAAGATAATAAAGCTACAAGTATTTAATATAAAGCAATAGCAATTAAGACAGGATAGTATTGGTGGTGGGATACAGAACGGGGAGACAAGACTGAAGGAAAAGCCTTGAAACCAGCTATACATTTATAACAATTTGATATATTATGATGTAAGTGCATTACAAGTCAGAGGGACAATGAGTCTGCGGGAGGCAGAGATTTTGTAAAGATACACGGGGCACTAACAATAAATGGAAAGACTGGAGAACAGGTCTGCATCAAAATTAGGAACTCCTATTCAGCAAAAGACAtgatcaagagaatgaaaaggtaaccacagagtgggagaagacatgGCGAGCAAACATAACTGAAAGAGCACTTGTAACAGGAATATATAAGTAAGTCCCACAAGTCAACATGGGAATGATAACCCAACCCACCTGCTGGGAAATTTCAGATAGGAGGATGTCTATTTCCCATAAGAGGGTACCGGTGTGGATTCATAAGAAGAGCGAAGATGAAAAACCCGGGCCGAACTGAGTGCTGGCAGAGATGCTGTCAACTAGCATGTCTTTGTGCTCCTGGCGGGAGTGCTGACTGCAGCAGCCCCTCTCAAAACCTGCGGTGTGGGATTTTTTGAAGTTGAACACATGCGTACTCAATGGGCCAGACAGTCCGTGTCTACACTGAGCAGGAGGGACATCCTCGAGACCTCAACATCCACGAGACCGGGTGCCACGGGTCACGGGAGCACCCGTCGTCACAGCCCAGGCCCGTGAGCATCTGTAGACACACTGTGTGCTCGCACAATCCGCACGTGGCCGCGCAATGCCCTACGGGAGGGTGGGAAACAAATGCACACTACGTCGCGGATACACTGACAACCGTGTTGAGTAAAAGCAGCCGGTCACAGAGTCCAAATGAGGTGATTTTGGTAAGTTCATCAGGAGGCAGCCGGCGTCCCTGGCACCAGGACAGGGGCTGCCCTGCAACGCACCTGCACAGTcgtgggggtgcaggtggggagatTCTGGGGTCCTAGCAATGCTCTGTTTCTTGATCCAGGAACTCGGTGCATGAGTATCGTTCAGTTTGTGGAAATTCCTATGCTGTGTACACTTAAAATGTGTACACTTTGtggatgtatatatattttatttcaataaaaggttacttaagaaaaaaagagatagaagcTTAGATGTGTCAGCGAAATGACCCTCCAGAGTCTTTCATAGCCTCCGCCTCAGAACACGCCAACCCTTTGGGATGGCATGACATGGGGGGCACCCGGCACGTGGGAGTCGGGGCCTTGAGGTGAGGGAGGGGCGGGCTCACCCAGCTGCAGTCAACAGCCACACGCGTCTCTACGGGAAGGCAGAGGGGTATGTGGGCACAGAAGAGTGTCAGAGTGATAACACACCCGCTGCTGACTTTGCACGTGGAGGAAGGGGCCAGAGCCAAGGAATAAAGGCCTCCAGAGGCTGAAAGGGGTGAGGAAGTGGAGCCTCCCcagaagcctccagaaggaatgtcGGTGGGATCTCAGGCTTCTGACCTCCAGACCGTAAGAGAATAAATCTGCATTGTTGTCTGTGCTCATTTGTTGCAGCAACCACAGGAAATTAATACCCGGTAACTCTGAATACTTAAAGGTATGGAAACAGAGTCTTCCAGAAAATAAGAATAAGCCAAAAAGGTAAGTTCTAAGAACTTTCAGACCTCTACACAGTCTAAAAACATGAAAGAACTGATGTGGGAACTGGTGGATTTTCTTAGTCTCCTAAGGCTGAGGCTACCCACCAACAGCCAGCGAAGTTTTGAGAGATTTAAGTGGACTGAGCCTGAAAACTGTGAGAAGCCCAAAGATTTTATACATTGCAaagtaaaaggcaaaataataagGACTTGTAAGCAATACTAATTTTGAAGGTATTATATCAACGAGATATCTCAGTTACtctattttcacatatattatctccTAGGTTGTAACTGTTATTCCTAatttactaataaaaaaaaacctggaggGCAAAGTCTACTCCTCTATCTTAAAGTGgtggaactgggatttgaactccgAAAATTCCACTtctctttaaatagaaaaaaggaaaaactagcCAAAAATATCTCTTCAGTTGGAcacaagatacatttttaaaaattcattgctAACATACTATATCTTAATTTGATTAAGTAAAATTTTCTTACTTAGTTTCATGCAGTGTTCTTTTCCTAAATCGAAGAGGTGCTATCCTGGAATCTGGAAAGACACGAGCACCGTCTTCCCTCGCAGTGGTTAGGTTTTGTTCTGGATCACTGATTACAGCCCTATGCAGGAAAATACAAAGTCTGACAACCCAGTATAATAATCAATGCACTACTCTAGCACTCACATATTCACAGGCAGACCATCTACAAATGCAAAGTTATGCTAGGGTCAGAATTATGTATTTGCCAGAtaccaaatgaatgaatttaataaaagataCCAGCCATAAAAAGGTGGATATTTCCATCTATCTCTTTCTCCACAGGTGTTATCTAAATAGAAACTGAAATTTTTGAGAGAACTCTGAGCTCCATGTCTTATTATTCTTTAAACAAACAGACACTGAGCTGGTGACTTCTGAGTAAAAAACATGaagcaaaataattaaatgacCATATGGATTTCTGGGGGGAAAGTATCCCaagcagaggagaaaataaatgcaaaatatctaACACAGGAGAGAACCTGGTATGTCTCAGGCTTAATGGCTAaagcagaaaagaagagaaggtgAGAAGTAGGAAAAGCggtccagggtgggggtgggcaggtcATGAGGGCTGGGGTGAACTATATCACTGGCCACAGTTTTTTAAGACTCCTGATTCACATCCTCACCCTGGCCTCATTGTAGGTGTTCTGTACTAATGTCTCACCCTTCAGCCTTGAGCTCAGCCATTTGACTTACTTTGGCCAATTATATACAGCTGGATGGCTCTGCTGATGTCGATTAAACTAACTCGCATAAGGATGGCTCGACTGGGGATCTGCTCATCCAGCATAATCTTGGCTAGGTGGCCCAGCTGCATTTTCAGAGTCATGCTCTTCTTGAGATCAGTGGGTTGGCCAAGCTGTGTTCTTCTCACAAATATGGCAAAAGCTCAAAAAGGCAAGTGGAAACACACATGGCTTCTTAAGGCCTAAGCTAAGAACCGAGACCACTGCTTTTGGCCAAAGTGGGTAACAAGGCAAG is drawn from Canis lupus baileyi chromosome 11, mCanLup2.hap1, whole genome shotgun sequence and contains these coding sequences:
- the CAPS2 gene encoding calcyphosin-2 isoform X9, whose amino-acid sequence is MDLEVKGIAASPTSQAQPFSGRKKLLQQGQTSKSWAIQNPRLPVVPPLDLQSLIDSDEEDDFSHIPLSTAHIHFNPPNSSSAVSCITPCQVSRTQLNENEPEQDITPENLPAPTSKYKLKYQQYETEMKEGYKQYSQRNAEKTKSNIMQQSPKNKIDDKCVQGEEAIIDTLTTLDRKALLQQGYAEIPYNAQRSTRRSDAEIVAAERKKQTVAEQVMTDHLSRAVISDPEQNLTTAREDGARVFPDSRIAPLRFRKRTLHETKIRTHSTLTENMLSHKVQFDGRIISRNGRDACRELIGFFFIHDQSLTIYEYRQFGKNRTNVLPFIQKNIYSHQCGRRKGKQYQLGDFYVGGNLTFLSSDHPRLPESIKENKLLILRITNIDQIALYSLKTDSVEHEDDITSQEANDRLVLEAVQDVLKEQLLKRGVRILTGLGKYLKQLDKEGTGLLDKAAVKRALQEFHLQVSEDSMS
- the CAPS2 gene encoding calcyphosin-2 isoform X10; the protein is MTDHLSRAVISDPEQNLTTAREDGARVFPDSRIAPLRFRKRTLHETKIRTHSTLTENMLSHKVQFDGRIISRNGRDACRELIGFFFIHDQSLTIYEYRQFGKNRTNVLPFIQKNIYSHQCGRRKGKQYQLGDFYVGGNLTFLSSDHPRLPESIKENKLLILRITNIDQIALYSLKTDSVEHEDDITSQEANDRLVLEAVQDVLKEQLLKRGVRILTGLGKYLKQLDKEGTGLLDKAAVKRALQEFHLQVSEDALESAWQVLEGDAGGKADYGEFTRAVIGEMNEYRKSFVRKAFMKLDFNKTGCVPLTDIRKCYCAKKHPQVISGHSTEEEIKLSFLETLKGACSKSDEVSYGEFEDYYEGLSIGIVNDEDFVNIVRTPWGI